In Flagellatimonas centrodinii, a single window of DNA contains:
- a CDS encoding Gx transporter family protein: MPSASEGFSREDRLIAGFAGIAILIHLLEAGIPSPVPGIKPGLANVVTLIVLVRHGLGPAIWVNGLRVLVGSLLVGSFLAPGFWLSLSGAAASLAVLAFGTAWNRLLPGAALSVMGLSLASAVAHVGGQFMIAWAWFVPHPGLVHLLPPLLTAALALGAVTGWLTGRLLARLPPRPAAGPVHCPHE, translated from the coding sequence ATGCCGTCAGCTTCTGAAGGATTCAGCCGCGAGGACCGTCTGATTGCCGGTTTTGCCGGCATCGCCATCCTCATCCACCTGCTGGAGGCCGGCATCCCGTCCCCGGTGCCGGGCATCAAGCCGGGCCTGGCCAATGTGGTGACCCTCATCGTGCTGGTACGCCACGGGCTGGGCCCGGCGATCTGGGTCAACGGTCTGCGCGTACTGGTGGGCAGCCTGCTGGTCGGCAGCTTCCTCGCGCCCGGCTTCTGGCTGTCGCTGTCCGGCGCCGCCGCCAGCCTTGCCGTTCTGGCATTCGGCACCGCCTGGAACCGCCTCCTGCCGGGTGCAGCGCTATCGGTCATGGGCCTGTCGTTGGCGTCGGCCGTGGCCCACGTCGGGGGACAATTCATGATCGCCTGGGCCTGGTTCGTACCACACCCGGGGCTGGTGCACCTGCTGCCGCCGCTACTGACGGCGGCGCTGGCGCTGGGTGCGGTGACCGGCTGGCTGACCGGCCGTCTGCTGGCGCGCCTGCCGCCCCGGCCTGCGGCGGGCCCGGTACACTGCCCCCATGAGTGA
- a CDS encoding methyl-accepting chemotaxis protein — protein sequence MADLNTARSALLRRDVALLVAAVVLIAIALGGFYFGGAQEARDQDLLELTRQAGADALEIAETGSAATRGVTPDFGLLSARVEDFDYTLETLRNGDDITGIEAAPAAVSEAVEGLATTWETLKGSINQIVGGESAYRTIQRQAAEIEQQLPAIASAAEALSEQLASGGAPVRQVQLATRQLARLERVAGALPAVLGEGRNAAENAETLRVESARFVSAHERLISGDDTLPALRDRDAITAAVALQEQYLPIANGIGTIVDSAATVDELQARSALLQGQAADLLAASKALEQALLDNIKPNRVLPVVSGLALLLAIAAIAGFFVIFVRTAQSGSAESEQRDARQQQAILGLLDEITNLADGDLTVDVTVTEDFTGAIADSINYTVQNMRALVGTITNTSERLADSAGETRQIAARMNQASEQQAKDVTAVTTQIAATSQSMQQVAGRAEQLAKQAQESVAVAHNGAQTVDRTIQGMNALREQIQDTAKRIKRLGESSQEIGNIIELINDIAEQTSTLALNASIQAAMAGEQGRGFAVVAEEVQRLAERASTATRQIEHLVKTIQADTNEAIISMERSTHNVVSGARSAEEAGGALTQVETSSQQIARLIQEISGAARNQSAAATTIAGQMQNIREIAVQTSGSAGQTAQAIGELSALSEQLRASVAGFKLPE from the coding sequence ATGGCAGATCTCAATACCGCGCGAAGCGCCCTGCTCCGGCGCGATGTCGCCTTGCTGGTGGCAGCCGTTGTCCTCATTGCCATCGCCCTGGGCGGGTTCTATTTCGGCGGTGCCCAGGAGGCCCGCGATCAGGACCTGCTCGAGCTGACTCGTCAGGCCGGCGCCGATGCCCTGGAAATTGCCGAAACCGGTAGCGCTGCCACCCGCGGGGTGACCCCGGATTTCGGGCTTCTCAGCGCGCGCGTCGAAGATTTCGACTACACCCTCGAGACCCTCCGTAACGGCGACGACATCACCGGAATCGAAGCCGCTCCGGCGGCGGTGTCCGAAGCGGTGGAGGGCTTGGCAACGACCTGGGAAACGCTCAAGGGCTCGATCAATCAAATCGTTGGTGGTGAATCGGCCTACCGCACCATTCAGCGACAGGCAGCCGAAATCGAGCAACAGCTGCCGGCCATCGCCAGCGCTGCCGAAGCGCTGTCGGAACAATTGGCCAGCGGGGGCGCCCCGGTGCGTCAGGTGCAATTGGCAACCCGCCAGCTTGCCCGTCTCGAACGCGTGGCAGGCGCGCTTCCGGCCGTCCTTGGCGAAGGCCGCAATGCTGCCGAAAATGCCGAGACCCTGCGTGTTGAGAGCGCCCGCTTTGTCAGCGCCCACGAGCGCCTGATCAGCGGCGACGACACGCTGCCGGCGCTGCGGGACCGCGACGCCATCACGGCCGCCGTCGCCCTGCAGGAACAGTACCTGCCGATTGCCAATGGCATCGGGACCATCGTCGACTCGGCCGCCACGGTGGATGAGCTGCAGGCCCGCTCGGCCCTGCTGCAAGGACAGGCAGCAGACCTGCTGGCGGCATCGAAGGCGCTCGAGCAGGCCCTGCTCGACAACATCAAGCCCAACCGTGTGCTGCCGGTGGTAAGTGGTCTGGCGCTGCTACTGGCGATCGCCGCCATCGCCGGATTCTTCGTCATCTTCGTCCGCACCGCCCAGAGTGGATCGGCCGAGAGTGAACAACGGGACGCCCGCCAGCAGCAGGCCATTCTCGGACTGCTCGACGAAATCACCAACCTCGCTGATGGCGACCTCACCGTTGACGTCACGGTCACCGAGGACTTCACCGGCGCCATTGCCGACTCCATCAATTACACCGTCCAGAACATGCGTGCGCTGGTCGGCACCATCACCAACACCTCCGAGCGGCTGGCGGACAGCGCAGGCGAGACCCGGCAGATTGCCGCCCGCATGAACCAGGCCTCCGAGCAACAGGCCAAAGACGTGACCGCGGTGACCACGCAGATCGCCGCCACCTCGCAGTCGATGCAGCAGGTCGCGGGCCGTGCCGAGCAGCTCGCCAAGCAGGCGCAGGAATCGGTCGCGGTGGCCCACAACGGGGCACAAACCGTGGACCGCACCATTCAGGGCATGAACGCCCTGCGTGAACAGATTCAGGACACCGCGAAACGGATCAAACGCCTGGGCGAGTCGTCCCAGGAAATCGGCAACATCATCGAGTTGATCAACGATATCGCCGAACAAACCAGCACACTGGCGCTCAATGCCTCGATTCAGGCCGCAATGGCGGGTGAGCAGGGTCGCGGTTTTGCGGTGGTGGCCGAGGAAGTCCAACGCTTGGCCGAGCGCGCCTCCACCGCCACCCGTCAGATCGAGCACCTGGTCAAAACCATTCAGGCGGATACCAACGAGGCCATCATCTCGATGGAGCGTTCGACTCACAACGTGGTGAGTGGTGCCCGCAGCGCCGAGGAGGCGGGTGGTGCTCTGACCCAGGTCGAGACCAGCTCCCAGCAGATCGCCCGGCTGATCCAGGAAATCTCCGGCGCCGCTCGCAACCAGTCGGCAGCGGCCACCACCATTGCCGGTCAGATGCAGAATATTCGCGAAATCGCGGTGCAGACCTCCGGGTCCGCCGGCCAAACCGCCCAGGCCATTGGCGAACTCAGCGCGCTGTCGGAGCAGTTGCGGGCATCGGTGGCCGGGTTCAAGTTGCCGGAATAA
- the ruvX gene encoding Holliday junction resolvase RuvX, with protein MAVMAFDVGEKRVGIAVGEALTGRASVLPTLPPDDWIALSRTWRDWAPTAAVVGWPLTEEGALQPATERALRFARALHGRFGCPVYACDERFSSRAADDRLREDRASGRLGRRVRKSDRDAESARVILEQWFSQGGAAGTLRLMPPASGTANLGDNAAP; from the coding sequence ATGGCGGTGATGGCGTTTGACGTCGGCGAAAAACGGGTTGGTATCGCCGTCGGCGAAGCGCTCACCGGACGCGCCAGCGTACTGCCGACGCTTCCCCCCGATGACTGGATCGCGCTCAGTCGAACCTGGCGTGACTGGGCCCCCACCGCTGCCGTGGTGGGGTGGCCGCTCACTGAAGAGGGCGCCCTGCAGCCGGCGACCGAACGGGCGCTGCGCTTTGCCCGTGCCCTGCACGGCCGCTTCGGCTGTCCGGTCTATGCCTGCGACGAACGGTTCAGTTCGCGCGCCGCCGACGATCGCCTGCGTGAAGACCGTGCCAGCGGCCGCCTCGGCCGGCGGGTCCGCAAAAGCGACCGCGATGCCGAGTCGGCCCGCGTCATTCTCGAACAGTGGTTTTCGCAGGGCGGCGCGGCCGGCACGCTGCGACTGATGCCGCCGGCTTCCGGCACCGCGAATTTGGGTGATAATGCCGCCCCATGA
- a CDS encoding FAD:protein FMN transferase, with translation MDPRLKQFGRRALTGLLMVALFVWLAQRNDDDGRVITRDLLGLGTLITVSLWVPPEQTDADAQAALDALAPWLQTFERRWSVLGDGALATVNARLAEGVAAALPAELQPLIRRAADIGSRSDGRFDARIGALVKLWQFQDQTDFRNAPPNETALRPALAALSAAPPLAAADVWGPAPGVQLDFGGIAKGAAAAEIAARLKAAGYPNLIVNIGGNVQAAGRKGSQPWRIGIRHPRPAADSQQMLALLPTDGDEAIITSGDYERYFIHAGTRYHHLLDPRSGQPARGLQSVTVVTDDPVLGDAASTALFVAGTDWPSVATALELDQVLVVRDDGRLQATARLAERLLLPDGLTLERLP, from the coding sequence ATGGATCCCCGACTCAAGCAATTCGGCCGTCGTGCGCTGACCGGCCTGCTGATGGTGGCGTTGTTCGTCTGGTTGGCACAGCGCAACGACGACGATGGCCGGGTGATCACGCGCGACCTGCTGGGGCTTGGCACGCTGATCACCGTAAGCCTCTGGGTGCCCCCCGAGCAGACCGATGCCGATGCCCAGGCGGCACTCGACGCCCTGGCGCCGTGGCTGCAGACATTCGAGCGGCGTTGGAGCGTGCTCGGCGACGGCGCGCTGGCCACCGTCAATGCCCGGCTCGCTGAGGGTGTCGCCGCCGCACTACCCGCCGAACTGCAGCCCCTGATCCGTCGCGCCGCCGACATCGGCAGCCGCAGCGACGGCCGATTCGACGCCCGTATCGGCGCGCTGGTCAAGCTCTGGCAGTTCCAGGACCAGACCGACTTCCGCAACGCCCCCCCAAACGAGACGGCCCTGCGCCCGGCGCTGGCCGCGCTGAGCGCCGCGCCGCCGCTGGCGGCAGCAGATGTCTGGGGCCCGGCACCCGGCGTGCAACTGGATTTCGGCGGCATTGCCAAGGGCGCCGCCGCCGCCGAGATCGCGGCACGCCTGAAGGCCGCCGGCTACCCCAATCTCATCGTCAACATCGGCGGTAACGTGCAGGCGGCCGGTCGCAAGGGCTCGCAGCCCTGGCGAATCGGCATCCGCCACCCACGTCCTGCCGCCGACAGCCAGCAGATGCTGGCCCTGCTGCCCACCGACGGCGACGAAGCCATCATCACCAGCGGCGACTACGAGCGCTACTTCATTCACGCGGGGACCCGCTACCACCACCTGCTGGATCCGCGCAGCGGGCAGCCGGCACGTGGTCTGCAGTCGGTCACGGTGGTCACCGACGATCCCGTTCTCGGTGATGCCGCCAGCACTGCCCTGTTCGTCGCCGGAACGGATTGGCCGTCGGTGGCGACCGCGCTCGAACTCGACCAGGTGTTGGTGGTCCGCGATGACGGACGGCTGCAGGCCACGGCACGCCTGGCCGAGCGTCTGCTGCTGCCCGACGGCCTCACGCTGGAACGGCTGCCGTGA
- a CDS encoding YqgE/AlgH family protein, which yields MSDFFKNQFLIAMPGMEDEQFANTVSLLCEHNDHGAIGLVINRPLELTLSDMMKQMDLDRGDLDEEVTVYWGGPVQPERGFVIHRAPGEWESCLALEDDLFITTSRDILRAIGEGQGPRDYVVVLGYAGWDEGQLEEEVMRNAWLNTPVNSEIIFHLPARERWQAATRLLGVDVTQLTSTAGHA from the coding sequence ATGAGTGATTTCTTCAAGAACCAGTTCCTCATCGCCATGCCCGGCATGGAAGACGAACAGTTCGCCAACACGGTGTCCCTGTTGTGCGAGCACAACGATCATGGCGCCATCGGCCTGGTCATCAATCGCCCGCTGGAGCTCACGCTCAGCGACATGATGAAACAGATGGACCTTGATCGCGGCGACCTTGACGAGGAGGTCACCGTCTACTGGGGCGGTCCGGTGCAGCCGGAGCGCGGGTTCGTGATTCACCGGGCACCCGGCGAGTGGGAGTCCTGCCTGGCGTTGGAAGACGACCTCTTCATCACCACCTCCCGTGACATCCTGCGTGCCATCGGCGAAGGCCAGGGCCCGCGCGACTACGTGGTGGTGCTCGGCTACGCCGGCTGGGACGAGGGTCAATTGGAGGAAGAGGTCATGCGCAACGCCTGGCTGAACACCCCGGTCAACAGCGAGATCATCTTCCACCTGCCGGCGCGGGAGCGCTGGCAGGCCGCCACCCGCCTGCTGGGGGTGGACGTGACGCAACTGACGTCGACCGCCGGTCACGCCTGA
- the gshB gene encoding glutathione synthase, which translates to MSRTLGVLMDPIAAIKPYKDTTLHLLLAAQARGWRLRYYEMGDLWVRDGIALGRGRALEVRDDRQDWFTLGAPDVAPLGDLDALLMRKDPPFDLDYIAATYTLELAEAQGCRVVNRPAALRDCNEKFFITRFPQCCAPTLIARDPTTLRAFHAEHGDVIFKPLDGMGGSGIFRVGPDGLNLGAVIEALTDGRHLIMAQQYLPAIRDGDKRILMVDGEPVPYCLARVPMQGETRGNLAAGGSGRPQPLSERDRWIAAQVGPELKARGLIFVGLDVIGDWLTEINVTSPTCAREIDAAHDLDIGGRLMTVLERQSAGPLP; encoded by the coding sequence ATGTCCCGAACGCTCGGCGTGTTGATGGACCCGATCGCGGCGATCAAGCCCTACAAGGACACCACCCTGCACCTGCTGCTGGCCGCCCAGGCGCGCGGCTGGCGCCTGCGCTACTACGAGATGGGCGATCTGTGGGTTCGCGATGGCATCGCGCTCGGCCGCGGCCGAGCGCTGGAAGTCCGGGACGACCGCCAGGACTGGTTCACACTGGGTGCGCCAGACGTGGCACCGCTGGGCGACCTCGACGCCCTGCTGATGCGCAAGGACCCACCGTTCGATCTCGACTACATCGCCGCCACCTACACGCTGGAACTGGCCGAAGCGCAGGGCTGTCGCGTGGTGAATCGCCCGGCGGCGCTGCGCGATTGCAACGAGAAATTCTTCATCACGCGTTTTCCGCAGTGTTGCGCGCCGACCCTGATCGCCCGCGATCCGACGACCTTGCGGGCGTTCCATGCCGAGCACGGCGATGTCATCTTCAAACCGCTGGACGGCATGGGCGGCAGCGGCATCTTCCGGGTCGGACCGGATGGCCTCAACCTCGGCGCCGTCATCGAAGCCTTGACCGACGGCCGTCACCTGATCATGGCGCAACAGTACCTGCCGGCCATTCGTGATGGCGACAAGCGGATCCTGATGGTTGACGGCGAACCGGTGCCGTACTGTCTGGCACGGGTGCCAATGCAGGGCGAAACCCGGGGCAACCTGGCGGCTGGCGGCAGTGGTCGACCGCAGCCCCTGAGTGAGCGGGACCGCTGGATCGCGGCACAGGTCGGGCCCGAGCTCAAGGCTCGCGGCCTGATTTTCGTCGGTCTCGACGTGATCGGCGACTGGCTCACCGAGATCAACGTCACCTCGCCGACCTGCGCTCGCGAGATTGACGCCGCTCACGACCTGGATATCGGCGGTCGGCTGATGACCGTGTTGGAACGGCAGTCGGCCGGCCCCTTGCCCTGA
- a CDS encoding NusG domain II-containing protein: MTVADRVLLVLLCGGLGTLYAALWQPPIAAQEAEIRVRGETVRIVALDTPQRIRIEGAEGTSVLDVADHRIRFVDGPCRNRICIHTGWLSHTGDGTACIPNRVSLSLLGGEGVDAVSF; the protein is encoded by the coding sequence GTGACGGTTGCCGACCGGGTGCTGCTGGTCCTGCTGTGCGGCGGCCTGGGCACACTCTACGCCGCACTGTGGCAACCGCCGATCGCGGCGCAGGAAGCGGAAATCCGTGTGCGCGGCGAAACGGTGCGTATCGTTGCCCTCGACACGCCGCAACGCATCCGTATCGAGGGGGCCGAGGGCACCAGCGTGCTCGACGTCGCGGACCATCGCATCCGCTTTGTCGACGGCCCGTGCCGCAACCGCATCTGTATCCATACCGGGTGGCTGTCGCATACCGGGGACGGCACCGCCTGCATCCCCAACCGGGTCTCCCTGAGCCTGCTCGGAGGCGAAGGCGTCGATGCCGTCAGCTTCTGA
- a CDS encoding phosphoenolpyruvate carboxykinase (ATP), with translation MTYQADLEQLLGLKTVSYKYNLSKPELFHEAIANDRGRVRRDGPSDAQKAYATKLGVNGPLVYYTDPDCTGRRTKDTYAVKWPDVADQLWFKADLNPYDPDQYQALLKRVIEHVNQKQSTLYVKDVFMGSDPAFAVPYRFVGEYATHAMFVDNMFPKDLEGVNDVEARRWTMINVPSFECVPERDGCRAEAAVIIDTRNRICLVAGRADYCGVNKKTIFTVGNYLLPLEGRLSMHCSANVGEKGDGAILFGLSGTGKTTLSADASRRLIGDDETIWSDTGLCNLEGGCYAKLIDLDKQAEPVIAAAMSQPGTIIENVPPLPGKTMAECHPDELDLSDRSIAENTRLSYPLEVVPNTMPNGRGPHPQTIVLLTADAFGVLPPISILEPKDVMYHFVSGFTARVAGTEVGVTEPQPTFSACFGGPFMAHKPNVYAELLAKKMQQNQARCILLNTGWSGGAYGTGKRMSLKVTRALLNAALNGELDTVETELQPILNLKMPKSCPGVDSAILNPRNTWADKDAYDASATKLRDMFRQNFDKKGFAAFGIEARI, from the coding sequence ATGACCTATCAGGCCGACCTCGAACAACTGCTTGGGCTCAAGACGGTTTCCTACAAGTACAACCTCAGCAAGCCGGAGCTGTTTCACGAGGCCATCGCCAACGACCGGGGACGCGTGCGCCGCGACGGTCCATCCGACGCGCAGAAGGCATACGCTACCAAGCTCGGGGTCAACGGCCCGCTGGTCTACTACACCGACCCCGACTGTACCGGCCGCCGCACCAAAGATACCTATGCGGTGAAGTGGCCGGACGTGGCCGACCAGCTGTGGTTCAAGGCCGACCTGAACCCCTACGACCCCGACCAGTACCAGGCGCTGCTGAAGCGCGTCATCGAACACGTCAACCAAAAGCAGTCGACCCTGTACGTGAAGGACGTGTTCATGGGCTCGGACCCCGCGTTCGCGGTGCCGTATCGCTTCGTCGGCGAATACGCCACCCACGCCATGTTCGTCGACAACATGTTCCCCAAGGATCTGGAGGGCGTGAACGACGTCGAGGCCCGTCGCTGGACCATGATCAACGTTCCCAGCTTCGAGTGCGTGCCCGAGCGCGACGGCTGCCGCGCCGAAGCGGCCGTGATCATCGATACCCGCAACCGCATCTGTCTGGTGGCGGGGCGCGCTGACTACTGCGGTGTCAACAAGAAAACCATCTTCACCGTCGGCAACTATCTGCTGCCACTGGAAGGTCGGCTGTCGATGCACTGCTCGGCCAACGTCGGCGAGAAAGGCGATGGCGCCATCCTCTTCGGCCTGTCCGGCACCGGCAAGACCACCCTGTCGGCCGACGCCAGTCGCCGACTGATCGGCGACGACGAGACCATCTGGTCGGATACCGGCCTGTGCAATCTCGAAGGCGGCTGCTACGCCAAACTGATTGATCTCGACAAGCAGGCCGAGCCGGTCATTGCGGCCGCCATGAGCCAGCCCGGCACCATCATCGAGAACGTGCCGCCGCTGCCCGGCAAGACCATGGCGGAGTGCCATCCGGACGAACTGGACCTCAGCGATCGCAGCATCGCCGAGAACACCCGCCTGTCCTATCCCCTGGAGGTGGTGCCCAACACCATGCCCAACGGCCGGGGCCCGCATCCGCAGACCATTGTGCTGCTGACCGCCGACGCCTTCGGGGTGTTGCCGCCGATCTCCATCCTCGAGCCGAAGGACGTGATGTATCACTTCGTCTCCGGCTTCACCGCGCGCGTGGCGGGGACCGAAGTCGGCGTGACCGAACCGCAGCCGACTTTCTCGGCCTGTTTCGGCGGCCCGTTCATGGCCCACAAGCCCAACGTCTACGCCGAACTGCTGGCCAAGAAGATGCAGCAGAACCAGGCCCGGTGCATCCTGCTCAACACCGGCTGGAGCGGGGGCGCCTACGGCACCGGCAAGCGGATGAGCCTGAAGGTCACCCGTGCCCTGCTCAACGCCGCCCTCAACGGCGAGCTGGATACGGTCGAGACCGAGCTACAGCCGATCCTCAACCTGAAAATGCCGAAAAGCTGCCCGGGCGTCGACAGCGCCATCCTCAACCCGCGCAATACCTGGGCCGACAAGGATGCCTACGACGCCTCAGCGACCAAGCTGCGCGACATGTTCCGGCAGAACTTCGACAAGAAGGGCTTTGCCGCATTCGGGATCGAAGCCCGGATCTGA
- a CDS encoding dihydroorotase produces the protein MSILIRNARLLDPARGLDVRGHLGLRNRCITHFGDAEPVEPYDEVLEADGQWIVPGAVDLCARFREPGDTGKADFASETRAAFAGGITRFALPPDTRPPLDTPAMVVRVLRISKAVRSPWVAPLGALTRELAGNALAEMSALKAAGCVGLSNALRPLQDPLLARRALEYAHGLGLTIHVFPQDPALAGPGCAHEGPVATRLGLAAIPVAAEVAALRFWISLVEDTGARVHFGRLSTARGVELVETARDRGLPITADVAAHQLFLTEDLIDGFNALGHVVPPLRDAVDRDALRGAVGRGAIDAVCSDHQPHEADAKINPFPLTEPGLSTLETLWPLVLQLVDDGVLSPLAAVDRITAAPARILGLPAPTLEAGAAADVVMIDPDADWTLQAAKLLSRGRHTPFEGWRFRHKVSACWHDGVRRA, from the coding sequence ATGAGCATCCTGATCCGCAATGCCCGCTTGCTCGACCCGGCGCGGGGGCTGGATGTGCGCGGTCATCTCGGCCTGCGCAATCGCTGCATCACCCACTTCGGCGATGCCGAGCCGGTCGAACCCTATGACGAGGTGCTGGAGGCGGACGGCCAGTGGATCGTGCCCGGCGCGGTTGACCTCTGTGCCCGCTTCCGCGAGCCGGGGGACACTGGCAAGGCGGACTTCGCCAGCGAGACGCGCGCTGCGTTCGCCGGTGGTATCACCCGTTTTGCGCTCCCCCCGGATACCCGCCCGCCGCTGGATACCCCGGCGATGGTGGTGCGGGTGCTGCGCATTTCGAAAGCGGTGCGCAGCCCCTGGGTAGCGCCCCTCGGCGCCCTGACCCGTGAACTCGCCGGCAACGCCCTGGCGGAGATGAGTGCGCTCAAGGCTGCGGGCTGTGTTGGCCTGTCCAACGCCCTGCGTCCGCTGCAGGATCCACTGCTGGCCCGACGTGCCCTTGAATACGCGCACGGCCTGGGGCTGACCATCCATGTGTTTCCGCAAGACCCTGCCCTCGCCGGCCCCGGCTGCGCGCACGAGGGCCCGGTGGCGACACGGCTCGGTCTGGCCGCCATCCCGGTAGCGGCGGAGGTCGCAGCGCTGCGGTTCTGGATCTCGCTGGTGGAGGACACCGGTGCCCGGGTGCATTTCGGTCGGCTGTCGACCGCCCGCGGCGTCGAACTGGTGGAGACCGCGCGAGACCGCGGCCTGCCGATCACCGCTGATGTTGCCGCCCACCAGCTATTTCTCACCGAGGACCTGATCGACGGCTTCAACGCCCTCGGCCACGTGGTGCCACCGCTGCGGGATGCCGTCGATCGCGACGCCCTGCGCGGCGCAGTCGGTCGCGGCGCCATCGATGCCGTCTGCTCCGACCATCAACCGCATGAGGCCGATGCCAAGATCAACCCGTTTCCGCTGACGGAGCCGGGCCTGTCAACCCTCGAAACCCTGTGGCCGCTGGTGTTGCAGCTGGTCGATGACGGTGTGCTCTCACCGTTGGCCGCTGTCGATCGCATCACCGCCGCACCGGCTCGGATTCTTGGGCTGCCGGCGCCGACACTGGAGGCGGGCGCTGCGGCCGATGTGGTCATGATCGACCCCGATGCCGACTGGACCCTGCAAGCCGCCAAGCTTCTCAGCCGTGGGCGCCATACGCCCTTCGAAGGCTGGCGCTTTCGTCACAAGGTCAGCGCCTGCTGGCACGACGGCGTCCGCCGCGCCTGA
- a CDS encoding aspartate carbamoyltransferase catalytic subunit, with protein MTASLQLDDQGRLRHFLTLEGLPAPLLTALLDRADAFVDEQGTDKKHDSLLGRTVINLFFEPSTRTRTTFELAAKRLSADVLNLQVAASSATKGETLLDTLKTLEAMQADMFVVRHDASGAAHFFARHAAPGVAILNAGDGRHAHPTQGLLDLLTIRRHKGRVNGLKVCIVGDILHSRVARSDIHGLRTLGAAEIRVVAPPTLMPSGIEQMGVRIFHQVDPALEGADVVILLRLQKERMLGAFLPSLGEFHRDYGLNARRMALLQPDAIVMHPGPINRGVEIDGDIAYGPQSVILDQVRNGIAARMAVMDLILGGRR; from the coding sequence ATGACGGCATCGCTCCAGCTCGACGATCAAGGCCGACTGCGCCACTTCCTGACCCTCGAGGGGCTGCCGGCGCCGTTGCTGACCGCACTGCTCGACCGCGCCGATGCCTTCGTCGACGAGCAGGGGACCGACAAGAAGCACGACAGCCTGCTCGGCCGCACCGTCATCAACCTGTTCTTCGAACCGTCGACGCGCACCCGAACCACCTTCGAGCTGGCGGCCAAACGGCTGTCGGCAGACGTCCTCAACCTGCAGGTGGCGGCGTCATCCGCGACCAAGGGCGAGACGCTGCTCGACACCCTCAAGACCCTCGAAGCCATGCAGGCGGACATGTTCGTGGTGCGTCACGATGCCTCCGGCGCCGCGCACTTCTTTGCACGGCATGCAGCGCCCGGAGTGGCCATTCTCAACGCTGGCGATGGTCGCCATGCCCACCCGACTCAAGGGCTGCTGGATTTGCTCACCATCCGCCGCCACAAGGGTCGGGTCAATGGACTCAAGGTCTGTATCGTCGGCGATATCCTGCACTCGCGGGTGGCCCGCTCGGACATCCACGGCCTGCGCACGCTGGGAGCCGCCGAGATTCGGGTGGTGGCTCCGCCAACGCTGATGCCGTCAGGCATTGAGCAGATGGGCGTTCGCATCTTCCACCAGGTCGATCCGGCGCTGGAGGGTGCCGATGTGGTCATCCTGCTGCGCTTGCAGAAGGAACGGATGTTGGGGGCCTTCCTGCCCAGCCTCGGAGAATTTCACCGCGACTACGGTCTCAACGCCCGCCGCATGGCGCTGTTGCAGCCCGATGCCATCGTCATGCATCCGGGGCCGATCAACCGGGGCGTCGAAATCGATGGTGACATCGCCTACGGCCCGCAGTCGGTGATCCTCGATCAGGTGCGGAACGGGATTGCCGCGCGCATGGCCGTCATGGACCTGATTCTCGGAGGGCGGCGATGA
- a CDS encoding response regulator, which yields MARIMVVDDSPTDVANLRNMLSKAGHTVLEAGGAEEAIERIRAEMPDCVVMDVVMPGVNGFQATRTLSKDPATANIPIVVVSAKSQETDRVWALRQGAREYLVKPVKEADLLSRINTVLNG from the coding sequence ATGGCGCGCATCATGGTGGTGGACGACTCGCCCACCGACGTGGCAAACCTGAGAAACATGCTGAGCAAGGCCGGACATACGGTGCTCGAAGCCGGCGGTGCCGAGGAGGCGATCGAACGAATCCGTGCGGAAATGCCGGATTGCGTGGTCATGGACGTGGTGATGCCCGGCGTCAACGGCTTCCAGGCCACCCGCACGCTGTCCAAGGATCCGGCAACCGCCAATATTCCCATTGTCGTGGTGAGCGCCAAGAGCCAGGAAACCGACCGAGTCTGGGCCCTGCGTCAGGGTGCCCGCGAGTATCTGGTCAAACCGGTCAAGGAAGCCGACCTCCTGAGCCGCATCAACACTGTGCTGAACGGCTGA